One window of the Lepidochelys kempii isolate rLepKem1 chromosome 23, rLepKem1.hap2, whole genome shotgun sequence genome contains the following:
- the LENG1 gene encoding leukocyte receptor cluster member 1, translating to MNILPKKSWHVRNKDNVARVRRDEAQAQDEQRQREARALLAEQEARTEFLRKKARVSALPGPDGGSALAPSGEEPRHVDLFRDLEEGKGSKTGNKEYEEEKRREKERQEKAIGLLTYLGQSAAEAQTSRPWYQEAPNRSREAATVTTQEQLKGRLDPLREMERHLRKKKGEGKKRKKEKEKPAGEKKAVGSAPLSLEQLRRERLQREQAERARTEALLAGRLREPQRGEEEEEPDDRKRRYNSQFNPQLARRPRSWDEREQH from the exons ATGAACATCCTGCCCAAGAAGTCGTGGCACGTGCGGAACAAGGACAATGTAGCCCGCGTGCGGCGGGACGAGGCGCAGGCGCAGGACGAGCAGCGACAGCGGGAGGCTCGGGCCCTGCTGGCCGAACAGGAG GCGCGGACCGAGTTCCTGAGGAAGAAGGCTCGGGTGTCTGCCCTGCCAGGACCCGATGGCGGCTCGGCGCTGGCCCCGAGTGGCGAGGAGCCGCGCCATGTTGACCTCTTCCGGGACCTGGAGGAGGGCAAGGGCTCCAAGACTGGGAACAAGGAGTATGAGGAGGAGAAACGCAgggaaaag GAGCGGCAGGAGAAGGCTATCGGGCTGCTGACCTATCTGGGGCAGAGTGCGGCCGAGGCCCAGACCAGCCGGCCGTGGTACCAGGAAGCCCCCAACCGCAGCCGCGAGGCAGCCACGGTGACCACGCAGGAGCAGCTGAAGGGCAGACTGGACCCCCTGCGGGAGATGGAGAGGCACCTGCGCaagaagaaaggggaggggaagaagcgcaagaaggagaaggagaagccaGCAGGCGAGAAGAAAGCAGTGGG ctctgcccccctctccctggAGCAGCTGCGGCGGGAGCGGCTGCAGCGGGAGCAGGCCGAGCGAGCCAGGACCGAAGCCCTGTTGGCCGGGCGGCTGCGGGAGCCCCagcgtggggaggaggaggaggagccggaTGACAGGAAACGCCGCTACAACTCCCAGTTCAACCCGCAGCTGGCACGCAGGCCCCGCAGCTGGGACGAGAGGGAGCAGCACTGA
- the TMC4 gene encoding voltage-gated chloride channel TMC4 isoform X2, with protein MEPRWAQTGRDGPDDDDWGQQQPPSSLFLQLPSNATLRFRGNVAKAWGAALDEGEPPGAPQERDGEGAREQESVPLKQLPLCMAEKRILRLREQRVAWKRSRWEQWQVGMRHLWGQVRGALLYAQVWRGSLHRIEGHFGTGIQSYFNFLRFLVLLNLGGALLMVGFVVAPNAAFEGLQLNQTQRGQNSMVNRSCLQYDPTERGLVSYFTYLMDLLSGTGFMELTHLFYGYYQNSAVDFVGFSYNIPLAYLLSVLGYFSVCLLWIVHRAVHLLKRSLVGENWELSTYSHKVFAGWDFCLAPGTAAAMKHNSLRYELRMDLEEQTLRRLMAQRSPGQRLALFSLRGALNLLVLGLLGAAFYGVYRATEYSQRAQDTSPGQQGLVLGLLVAYLPSIVITAANQLVPLAFGLLVRLERYPLSLEIRLTLLRTVFLRLSSLLVLLFSLWTQITCHGDPAADSCRICHYNHQQHPCWETSVGQEMYKLLVFDLLVLLLVLLLVEFPRKLLVTHGPAPLARLLGQQEFLVPPNVLDLVYSQTVCWVGTAFSPLLPLLHAAKFILFFYLKKLTLFSNCRPADRTFRASISSFFFLLVLLLGLAIAWVPLLYSVFVLQPSQACGPFRGEPTMWSTLWVAIDTLPLVAREFLQFVGSLAFAVPLFLLLCILMFYLMALDHSYSCLVKELKGQLRLEGQDKVFLVTQITELS; from the exons ATGGAGCCGCGCTGGGCGCAGACTGGCCGGGATGGCCCAG ATGATGATGactggggccagcagcagcccccctCATCCCTCTTCCTCCAGCTGCCAAGCAACGCGACCCTGCGTTTCCGTGGCAACGTGGCCAAGGCCTGGGGGGCTGCGCTGGATGAGGGAGAGCCCCCAGGGGCCCCCCAGGAGCGGGATGGggaaggagccagggagcaggagtcGGTTCCCCTGAAACAGCTGCCGCTCTGCATGGCGGAGAAACGAATACTCAG gCTCCGGGAGCAGCGGGTCGCCTGGAAACGGAGCCGCTGGGAGCAGTGGCAGGTGGGGATGCGGCACCTGTGGGGACAGGTGAGGGGCGCCCTGCTGTACGCCCAGGTGTGGAGGGGCTCGCTGCACCGCATCGAAG GTCACTTTGGAACCGGGATCCAGTCGTATTTCAACTTTCTGCGCTTCCTGGTGCTGCTGAACCTGGGGGGGGCCCTGCTCATGGTGGGGTTCGTGGTGGCCCCCAACGCCGCCTTCGAGGGGCTGCAGCTGAACCAGACCCAGCGGGGGCAGAACTCCATGG TGAACAGAAGCTGCCTGCAGTACGACCCCACTGAGCGGGGCCTGGTCAGCTACTTCACCTACCTCATGGACCTGCTCTCTGGGACG GGGTTCATGGAGCTCACACACCTGTTCTACGGTTATTACCAAAACTCGGCCGTGGATTTCGTGGGCTTCTCCTATAACATCCCCCTGGCCTATCTGCTGAGCGTCTTGGGCTACTTCTCCGTCTGCCTCCTCTGGATCGTCCACCG GGCCGTCCACCTCCTGAAGCGCAGCCTGGTCGGTGAGAACTGGGAGCTCAGCACCTACAGCCACAAGGTCTTCGCCGGCTGGGATTTCTGCCTGGCGCCAGGCACCGCAGCGGCCATGAAACACAACAGCCTCCGCTACGAGCTGCGG ATGGACCTGGAGGAACAGACCCTGCGGCGGCTCATGGCCCAGCGCAGCCCGGGCCAGCGACTCGCCCTCTTCAGCCTGCGCGGGGCCCTCaacctgctggtgctggggctgctgggggcggcTTTCTACGGCGTCTACCGGGCCACCGAGTACTCGCAGCGGGCCCAG GACACCAGCCCGGGGCAGCAAGGACTGGTCTTGGGGCTGCTGGTGGCCTATCTGCCCTCCATAGTGATCACGGCCGCCAACCAGCTGGTGCCGCTGGCCTTCGGGCTGCTGGTGCGCCTGGAGAGATACCCGCTCAGCCTGGAGATCCGGCTCACCCTGCTGAG gACCGTGTTCCTGCGTCTCTCCAGCCTCCTcgttctcctcttctccctctggaCCCAGATCACCTGCCACGGGGACCCCGCTGCCGATTCCTGCAGGATCTGCCACTACAACCACCAGCAGCACCCG TGCTGGGAGACGAGCGTGGGGCAGGAGATGTACAAGCTGCTGGTGTTCGACCTGCTTGTGCTGctgttggtgctgctgctggtggagtTCCCCCGCAA gCTGCTGGTGACCCACGGCCCTGCCCCCCTGGCCCGGCTGTTGGGGCAGCAGGAGTTCCTGGTGCCCCCCAACGTGCTGGACCTGGTGTACAGCCAGACCGTGTGCTGGGTCGGCACCGCCTTctcccccctgctgcccctgctccacgCCGCCAAATTCATCCTGTTTTTCTACCTCAAGAAG CTCACCCTGTTCTCGAACTGCCGCCCGGCCGACCGCACCTTCCGCGCCTCTATCTCCAGCTTCTTCTTCCTGCTGGTTCTGCTGCTGGGCCTGGCCATCGCCTGGGTGCCCCTGCTGTACAGCGTCTTTGT cctccaGCCCTCCCAGGCCTGTGGCCCGTTCCGGGGTGAGCCGACCATGTGGAGCACCCTCTGGGTGGCCATCGACACCCTGCCCCTCGTGGCCAGGGAGTTCCTGCAGTTTGTGGGCTCGCTGGCCTTCGCTGTGCCGCTATTCCTGCTGCTGTG CATCCTCATGTTCTACCTGATGGCCCTGGATCATTCCTACAGCTGCCTGGTGAAGGAACTCAAAGGGCAGCTGCGCCTG GAGGGGCAGGATAAGGTCTTCTTAGTGACTCAGATCACAGAGCTCAGCTAA
- the TMC4 gene encoding voltage-gated chloride channel TMC4 isoform X1 translates to MEPRWAQTGRDGPDDDDWGQQQPPSSLFLQLPSNATLRFRGNVAKAWGAALDEGEPPGAPQERDGEGAREQESVPLKQLPLCMAEKRILRLREQRVAWKRSRWEQWQVGMRHLWGQVRGALLYAQVWRGSLHRIEGHFGTGIQSYFNFLRFLVLLNLGGALLMVGFVVAPNAAFEGLQLNQTQRGQNSMVNRSCLQYDPTERGLVSYFTYLMDLLSGTGFMELTHLFYGYYQNSAVDFVGFSYNIPLAYLLSVLGYFSVCLLWIVHRAVHLLKRSLVGENWELSTYSHKVFAGWDFCLAPGTAAAMKHNSLRYELRMDLEEQTLRRLMAQRSPGQRLALFSLRGALNLLVLGLLGAAFYGVYRATEYSQRAQQDTSPGQQGLVLGLLVAYLPSIVITAANQLVPLAFGLLVRLERYPLSLEIRLTLLRTVFLRLSSLLVLLFSLWTQITCHGDPAADSCRICHYNHQQHPCWETSVGQEMYKLLVFDLLVLLLVLLLVEFPRKLLVTHGPAPLARLLGQQEFLVPPNVLDLVYSQTVCWVGTAFSPLLPLLHAAKFILFFYLKKLTLFSNCRPADRTFRASISSFFFLLVLLLGLAIAWVPLLYSVFVLQPSQACGPFRGEPTMWSTLWVAIDTLPLVAREFLQFVGSLAFAVPLFLLLCILMFYLMALDHSYSCLVKELKGQLRLEGQDKVFLVTQITELS, encoded by the exons ATGGAGCCGCGCTGGGCGCAGACTGGCCGGGATGGCCCAG ATGATGATGactggggccagcagcagcccccctCATCCCTCTTCCTCCAGCTGCCAAGCAACGCGACCCTGCGTTTCCGTGGCAACGTGGCCAAGGCCTGGGGGGCTGCGCTGGATGAGGGAGAGCCCCCAGGGGCCCCCCAGGAGCGGGATGGggaaggagccagggagcaggagtcGGTTCCCCTGAAACAGCTGCCGCTCTGCATGGCGGAGAAACGAATACTCAG gCTCCGGGAGCAGCGGGTCGCCTGGAAACGGAGCCGCTGGGAGCAGTGGCAGGTGGGGATGCGGCACCTGTGGGGACAGGTGAGGGGCGCCCTGCTGTACGCCCAGGTGTGGAGGGGCTCGCTGCACCGCATCGAAG GTCACTTTGGAACCGGGATCCAGTCGTATTTCAACTTTCTGCGCTTCCTGGTGCTGCTGAACCTGGGGGGGGCCCTGCTCATGGTGGGGTTCGTGGTGGCCCCCAACGCCGCCTTCGAGGGGCTGCAGCTGAACCAGACCCAGCGGGGGCAGAACTCCATGG TGAACAGAAGCTGCCTGCAGTACGACCCCACTGAGCGGGGCCTGGTCAGCTACTTCACCTACCTCATGGACCTGCTCTCTGGGACG GGGTTCATGGAGCTCACACACCTGTTCTACGGTTATTACCAAAACTCGGCCGTGGATTTCGTGGGCTTCTCCTATAACATCCCCCTGGCCTATCTGCTGAGCGTCTTGGGCTACTTCTCCGTCTGCCTCCTCTGGATCGTCCACCG GGCCGTCCACCTCCTGAAGCGCAGCCTGGTCGGTGAGAACTGGGAGCTCAGCACCTACAGCCACAAGGTCTTCGCCGGCTGGGATTTCTGCCTGGCGCCAGGCACCGCAGCGGCCATGAAACACAACAGCCTCCGCTACGAGCTGCGG ATGGACCTGGAGGAACAGACCCTGCGGCGGCTCATGGCCCAGCGCAGCCCGGGCCAGCGACTCGCCCTCTTCAGCCTGCGCGGGGCCCTCaacctgctggtgctggggctgctgggggcggcTTTCTACGGCGTCTACCGGGCCACCGAGTACTCGCAGCGGGCCCAG CAGGACACCAGCCCGGGGCAGCAAGGACTGGTCTTGGGGCTGCTGGTGGCCTATCTGCCCTCCATAGTGATCACGGCCGCCAACCAGCTGGTGCCGCTGGCCTTCGGGCTGCTGGTGCGCCTGGAGAGATACCCGCTCAGCCTGGAGATCCGGCTCACCCTGCTGAG gACCGTGTTCCTGCGTCTCTCCAGCCTCCTcgttctcctcttctccctctggaCCCAGATCACCTGCCACGGGGACCCCGCTGCCGATTCCTGCAGGATCTGCCACTACAACCACCAGCAGCACCCG TGCTGGGAGACGAGCGTGGGGCAGGAGATGTACAAGCTGCTGGTGTTCGACCTGCTTGTGCTGctgttggtgctgctgctggtggagtTCCCCCGCAA gCTGCTGGTGACCCACGGCCCTGCCCCCCTGGCCCGGCTGTTGGGGCAGCAGGAGTTCCTGGTGCCCCCCAACGTGCTGGACCTGGTGTACAGCCAGACCGTGTGCTGGGTCGGCACCGCCTTctcccccctgctgcccctgctccacgCCGCCAAATTCATCCTGTTTTTCTACCTCAAGAAG CTCACCCTGTTCTCGAACTGCCGCCCGGCCGACCGCACCTTCCGCGCCTCTATCTCCAGCTTCTTCTTCCTGCTGGTTCTGCTGCTGGGCCTGGCCATCGCCTGGGTGCCCCTGCTGTACAGCGTCTTTGT cctccaGCCCTCCCAGGCCTGTGGCCCGTTCCGGGGTGAGCCGACCATGTGGAGCACCCTCTGGGTGGCCATCGACACCCTGCCCCTCGTGGCCAGGGAGTTCCTGCAGTTTGTGGGCTCGCTGGCCTTCGCTGTGCCGCTATTCCTGCTGCTGTG CATCCTCATGTTCTACCTGATGGCCCTGGATCATTCCTACAGCTGCCTGGTGAAGGAACTCAAAGGGCAGCTGCGCCTG GAGGGGCAGGATAAGGTCTTCTTAGTGACTCAGATCACAGAGCTCAGCTAA